The proteins below are encoded in one region of Apium graveolens cultivar Ventura chromosome 4, ASM990537v1, whole genome shotgun sequence:
- the LOC141719261 gene encoding OVARIAN TUMOR DOMAIN-containing deubiquitinating enzyme 7 isoform X2 — protein MVKTKHRKSKTTKQSHIKKHGKQADISEFRAQLDALGLKIIHMTADGNCFFRALADQLEGNEDEHMKYRKMVVDFIRNNQETYEPFMEDQVPFDEYCQSMENDGTWAGHMELQAASLVTHSNICIHQKMSPRWYIQNFDNRDAQMIHLSYHDEEHYNSVRVKEDTCAGAARPVIIKADADISTISHQAKVSVTNKSKGIADKNIIPAESIKMVMAGSGCENSKKAEHVNGDIDAAIEFLIAEQGSEDILVENKIVSFPAVNSHGENQNSSSEQLMEAYDSETRKESQSCRTTGRNRVDNSPENAKKMIPSRNKACPCGSKKKYKSCCGVVAGRSSPRFANKQTVDCSKGRKDKKQGNRIGTASSVNSRVYEGGPPDVGALCI, from the exons ATGGTGAAAACAAAGCATCGCAAGTCCAAAACTACTAAACAATCTCAT ATTAAAAAGCATGGAAAGCAAGCTGATATATCTGAATTTCGTGCTCAACTCGACGCGTTGGGTTTAAAAATTATACATATGACTGCAGATGGTAATTGCTTTTTCAG AGCTTTGGCTGATCAGTTAGAAGGCAACGAGGACGAGCATATGAAGTACCGGAAAATGGTGGTAGATTTTATTCGT AATAACCAAGAAACATATGAGCCTTTTATGGAGGATCAAGTGCCATTTGATGAATATTGCCAATCCATGGAAAATGATGGCACCTGGGCTGGACATATGGAGTTACAAGCTGCTTCTCTTGTTACTCATAGTAACATATGTATACACCAA AAAATGTCACCTCGTTGGTACATACAGAATTTTGATAACCGTGATGCTCAGATGATCCATTT GTCATATCATGATGAGGAGCACTATAACAGTGTCCGAGTAAAGGAAGACACATGTGCTGGAGCTGCCAGGCCTGTGATAATCAAG GCCGATGCTGACATTTCGACGATATCTCATCAAGCTAAAGTCTCTGTCACCAACAAGTCTAAAGGAATAGCTGATAAAAATATTATCCCGGCAGAATCGATCAAAATGGTCATGGCCGGAAGTGGTTGTGAAAATTCCAAAAAAGCTGAACAT GTGAATGGTGACATTGATGCTGCGATAGAGTTTCTTATAGCAGAACAAGGATCAGAAGACATCTTGGTTGAAAATAAGATTGTCAGTTTCCCAGCAGTTAATTCACATG GTGAGAATCAAAATAGCAGCTCTGAGCAGCTCATGGAAGCCTATGATAGTGAAACTAGAAAAGAGAGCCAGTCGTGTCGTACCACAGGAAGAAATCGTGTCGATAACAGCCCGGAAAATGCTAAAAAG ATGATCCCCTCAAGAAACAAGGCTTGTCCCTGCGGTTCTAAGAAGAAATACAAGTCTTGTTGTGGAGTAGTTGCAGGGAGATCCTCTCCTAGATTTGCAAA CAAGCAGACAGTTGACTGTAGCAAGGGCCGAAAAGATAAAAAACAAGGTAATAGAATTGGTACAGCAAGCAGCGTGAATTCACGTGTCTATGAAGGAGGGCCGCCAGATGTTGGTGCACTTTGCATTTGA
- the LOC141719261 gene encoding OVARIAN TUMOR DOMAIN-containing deubiquitinating enzyme 7 isoform X3, with the protein MVKTKHRKSKTTKQSHIKKHGKQADISEFRAQLDALGLKIIHMTADGNCFFRALADQLEGNEDEHMKYRKMVVDFIRNNQETYEPFMEDQVPFDEYCQSMENDGTWAGHMELQAASLVTHSNICIHQKMSPRWYIQNFDNRDAQMIHLSYHDEEHYNSVRVKEDTCAGAARPVIIKVLLQVNGDIDAAIEFLIAEQGSEDILVENKIVSFPAVNSHGENQNSSSEQLMEAYDSETRKESQSCRTTGRNRVDNSPENAKKMIPSRNKACPCGSKKKYKSCCGVVAGRSSPRFANKQTVDCSKGRKDKKQGNRIGTASSVNSRVYEGGPPDVGALCI; encoded by the exons ATGGTGAAAACAAAGCATCGCAAGTCCAAAACTACTAAACAATCTCAT ATTAAAAAGCATGGAAAGCAAGCTGATATATCTGAATTTCGTGCTCAACTCGACGCGTTGGGTTTAAAAATTATACATATGACTGCAGATGGTAATTGCTTTTTCAG AGCTTTGGCTGATCAGTTAGAAGGCAACGAGGACGAGCATATGAAGTACCGGAAAATGGTGGTAGATTTTATTCGT AATAACCAAGAAACATATGAGCCTTTTATGGAGGATCAAGTGCCATTTGATGAATATTGCCAATCCATGGAAAATGATGGCACCTGGGCTGGACATATGGAGTTACAAGCTGCTTCTCTTGTTACTCATAGTAACATATGTATACACCAA AAAATGTCACCTCGTTGGTACATACAGAATTTTGATAACCGTGATGCTCAGATGATCCATTT GTCATATCATGATGAGGAGCACTATAACAGTGTCCGAGTAAAGGAAGACACATGTGCTGGAGCTGCCAGGCCTGTGATAATCAAG GTTTTGCTGCAGGTGAATGGTGACATTGATGCTGCGATAGAGTTTCTTATAGCAGAACAAGGATCAGAAGACATCTTGGTTGAAAATAAGATTGTCAGTTTCCCAGCAGTTAATTCACATG GTGAGAATCAAAATAGCAGCTCTGAGCAGCTCATGGAAGCCTATGATAGTGAAACTAGAAAAGAGAGCCAGTCGTGTCGTACCACAGGAAGAAATCGTGTCGATAACAGCCCGGAAAATGCTAAAAAG ATGATCCCCTCAAGAAACAAGGCTTGTCCCTGCGGTTCTAAGAAGAAATACAAGTCTTGTTGTGGAGTAGTTGCAGGGAGATCCTCTCCTAGATTTGCAAA CAAGCAGACAGTTGACTGTAGCAAGGGCCGAAAAGATAAAAAACAAGGTAATAGAATTGGTACAGCAAGCAGCGTGAATTCACGTGTCTATGAAGGAGGGCCGCCAGATGTTGGTGCACTTTGCATTTGA
- the LOC141719261 gene encoding OVARIAN TUMOR DOMAIN-containing deubiquitinating enzyme 7 isoform X1 — protein sequence MVKTKHRKSKTTKQSHIKKHGKQADISEFRAQLDALGLKIIHMTADGNCFFRALADQLEGNEDEHMKYRKMVVDFIRNNQETYEPFMEDQVPFDEYCQSMENDGTWAGHMELQAASLVTHSNICIHQKMSPRWYIQNFDNRDAQMIHLSYHDEEHYNSVRVKEDTCAGAARPVIIKADADISTISHQAKVSVTNKSKGIADKNIIPAESIKMVMAGSGCENSKKAEHVLLQVNGDIDAAIEFLIAEQGSEDILVENKIVSFPAVNSHGENQNSSSEQLMEAYDSETRKESQSCRTTGRNRVDNSPENAKKMIPSRNKACPCGSKKKYKSCCGVVAGRSSPRFANKQTVDCSKGRKDKKQGNRIGTASSVNSRVYEGGPPDVGALCI from the exons ATGGTGAAAACAAAGCATCGCAAGTCCAAAACTACTAAACAATCTCAT ATTAAAAAGCATGGAAAGCAAGCTGATATATCTGAATTTCGTGCTCAACTCGACGCGTTGGGTTTAAAAATTATACATATGACTGCAGATGGTAATTGCTTTTTCAG AGCTTTGGCTGATCAGTTAGAAGGCAACGAGGACGAGCATATGAAGTACCGGAAAATGGTGGTAGATTTTATTCGT AATAACCAAGAAACATATGAGCCTTTTATGGAGGATCAAGTGCCATTTGATGAATATTGCCAATCCATGGAAAATGATGGCACCTGGGCTGGACATATGGAGTTACAAGCTGCTTCTCTTGTTACTCATAGTAACATATGTATACACCAA AAAATGTCACCTCGTTGGTACATACAGAATTTTGATAACCGTGATGCTCAGATGATCCATTT GTCATATCATGATGAGGAGCACTATAACAGTGTCCGAGTAAAGGAAGACACATGTGCTGGAGCTGCCAGGCCTGTGATAATCAAG GCCGATGCTGACATTTCGACGATATCTCATCAAGCTAAAGTCTCTGTCACCAACAAGTCTAAAGGAATAGCTGATAAAAATATTATCCCGGCAGAATCGATCAAAATGGTCATGGCCGGAAGTGGTTGTGAAAATTCCAAAAAAGCTGAACAT GTTTTGCTGCAGGTGAATGGTGACATTGATGCTGCGATAGAGTTTCTTATAGCAGAACAAGGATCAGAAGACATCTTGGTTGAAAATAAGATTGTCAGTTTCCCAGCAGTTAATTCACATG GTGAGAATCAAAATAGCAGCTCTGAGCAGCTCATGGAAGCCTATGATAGTGAAACTAGAAAAGAGAGCCAGTCGTGTCGTACCACAGGAAGAAATCGTGTCGATAACAGCCCGGAAAATGCTAAAAAG ATGATCCCCTCAAGAAACAAGGCTTGTCCCTGCGGTTCTAAGAAGAAATACAAGTCTTGTTGTGGAGTAGTTGCAGGGAGATCCTCTCCTAGATTTGCAAA CAAGCAGACAGTTGACTGTAGCAAGGGCCGAAAAGATAAAAAACAAGGTAATAGAATTGGTACAGCAAGCAGCGTGAATTCACGTGTCTATGAAGGAGGGCCGCCAGATGTTGGTGCACTTTGCATTTGA
- the LOC141719259 gene encoding protein IN CHLOROPLAST ATPASE BIOGENESIS, chloroplastic-like isoform X2 — protein sequence MKIGGGAVFGVPRAAVCPGSRRFIFRCHSSSSVALPSEDAKVADHLSFIKDVAAARPPENLQHLLRMLQVKGEPIISPAAKQGLMPLTIPLSRNTSGFVTALLRWPTAPSGLEMPVVEVRKHGVWLLAKNVDQYIHRILVEEDANISEGSNSELFEASADAGIKLYKKGDLARSQYSSLDVYLLRKVGLFPDLLERKVMKDFEKGDLVSAMVTGEFYTKKEHFPGFGRPYVFNAEILLKVGRNMEAKDAARGALKSPWWTLGCTYQVRACGSC from the exons ATGAAAATCGGCGGTGGAGCTGTGTTTGGTGTTCCCCGCGCCGCCGTTTGTCCCGGAAGCCGGCGGTTTATTTTCCGTTGTCACTCTTCTTCATCTGTCGCTC TACCAAGTGAAGACGCCAAGGTTGCAGACCACTTGTCATTTATTAAAGACGTAGCTGCGGCAAGGCCTCCGGAGAACCTGCAACATCTTTTGAGAATGCTACAGGTTAAAG GCGAGCCGATAATTTCTCCTGCAGCCAAGCAAGGATTGATGCCTCTTACAATTCCTCTATCCAGAAATACCTCAG GATTTGTGACTGCACTGCTGCGATGGCCAACAGCTCCATCAGG ATTGGAGATGCCAGTCGTTGAAGTTCGTAAGCACGGTGTATGGCTCTTGGCCAAGAAT GTTGACCAATATATTCACAGAATTCTTGTTGAAGAAGATGCCAACATTTCTGAGGGAAGCAACAGTGAATTGTTTGAAGCTTCTGCTGATGCTGGGATTAAACTTTACAAGAAAGGAGACCTGGCGAGATCTCAATATTCAAGTTTAGATGTTTATCTTTTGCGGAAG GTAGGATTGTTCCCTGATTTACTGGAGCGCAAAGTGATGAAGGATTTTGAGAAAGGGGACCTT GTATCTGCCATGGTGACCGGAGAATTTTATACAAAGAAGGAGCACTTCCCAGGATTTGGAAGACCTTATGTTTTCAATGCTGAAATTTTGCTGAA GGTTGGACGTAACATGGAAGCTAAAGATGCTGCTAGGGGAGCTCTGAAGTCACCATGGTGGACTTTGGGTTGTACATATCAGGTTCGAGCTTGTG GAAGTTGCTAA
- the LOC141719259 gene encoding protein IN CHLOROPLAST ATPASE BIOGENESIS, chloroplastic-like isoform X1, with protein sequence MKIGGGAVFGVPRAAVCPGSRRFIFRCHSSSSVALPSEDAKVADHLSFIKDVAAARPPENLQHLLRMLQVKGEPIISPAAKQGLMPLTIPLSRNTSGFVTALLRWPTAPSGLEMPVVEVRKHGVWLLAKNVDQYIHRILVEEDANISEGSNSELFEASADAGIKLYKKGDLARSQYSSLDVYLLRKVGLFPDLLERKVMKDFEKGDLVSAMVTGEFYTKKEHFPGFGRPYVFNAEILLKVGRNMEAKDAARGALKSPWWTLGCTYQEVANIAQWDDEQIEFIKEKVSEEGKRDDLQKGKEPAQIALDEAAFLLDLASIDGSWDEISERIAECYKEGGLQDMANFVLYRD encoded by the exons ATGAAAATCGGCGGTGGAGCTGTGTTTGGTGTTCCCCGCGCCGCCGTTTGTCCCGGAAGCCGGCGGTTTATTTTCCGTTGTCACTCTTCTTCATCTGTCGCTC TACCAAGTGAAGACGCCAAGGTTGCAGACCACTTGTCATTTATTAAAGACGTAGCTGCGGCAAGGCCTCCGGAGAACCTGCAACATCTTTTGAGAATGCTACAGGTTAAAG GCGAGCCGATAATTTCTCCTGCAGCCAAGCAAGGATTGATGCCTCTTACAATTCCTCTATCCAGAAATACCTCAG GATTTGTGACTGCACTGCTGCGATGGCCAACAGCTCCATCAGG ATTGGAGATGCCAGTCGTTGAAGTTCGTAAGCACGGTGTATGGCTCTTGGCCAAGAAT GTTGACCAATATATTCACAGAATTCTTGTTGAAGAAGATGCCAACATTTCTGAGGGAAGCAACAGTGAATTGTTTGAAGCTTCTGCTGATGCTGGGATTAAACTTTACAAGAAAGGAGACCTGGCGAGATCTCAATATTCAAGTTTAGATGTTTATCTTTTGCGGAAG GTAGGATTGTTCCCTGATTTACTGGAGCGCAAAGTGATGAAGGATTTTGAGAAAGGGGACCTT GTATCTGCCATGGTGACCGGAGAATTTTATACAAAGAAGGAGCACTTCCCAGGATTTGGAAGACCTTATGTTTTCAATGCTGAAATTTTGCTGAA GGTTGGACGTAACATGGAAGCTAAAGATGCTGCTAGGGGAGCTCTGAAGTCACCATGGTGGACTTTGGGTTGTACATATCAG GAAGTTGCTAATATAGCTCAATGGGACGATGAGCAAATTGAGTTTATTAAAGAGAAAGTGTCAGAGGAGGGAAAGCGAGATGATCTACAGAAGGGAAAGGAACCTGCTCAG ATTGCTTTGGATGAAGCTGCTTTCTTATTGGATTTAGCTTCTATTGATGGGTCTTGGGATGAAATATCGGAGCGCATTGCTGAGTGTTACAAAGAGGGTGGGTTACAAGACATGGCAAACTTTGTTCTGTACAGAGATTAA